A single window of Vibrio stylophorae DNA harbors:
- a CDS encoding DUF2850 domain-containing protein translates to MDQTKRYTLIGVVLLVLMVSAGVGYSLLKQHGYFAPPDVHTLYGEWVEQEVPAYSADRIEINDNGIFHRGKRVATAFAFDGEYLRYEFAGVPYQYRIENDASMVRLGDDYYQPMFVRTIHPQVKNEADVD, encoded by the coding sequence ATGGATCAAACCAAGCGATATACCCTTATCGGGGTGGTGTTACTGGTACTGATGGTGAGTGCTGGTGTGGGATATAGCCTATTGAAGCAACATGGTTATTTTGCGCCGCCCGATGTGCACACTCTCTATGGTGAGTGGGTGGAGCAAGAGGTACCGGCTTACAGCGCAGATCGCATTGAAATTAATGACAACGGTATTTTTCATCGAGGTAAGCGGGTGGCAACGGCCTTTGCCTTTGATGGTGAATATTTGCGCTATGAATTCGCTGGCGTTCCCTATCAATATCGTATTGAAAATGACGCAAGCATGGTGCGTTTAGGGGATGATTATTACCAACCGATGTTTGTTCGGACGATTCATCCTCAAGTGAAAAACGAGGCCGATGTGGATTGA
- the recB gene encoding exodeoxyribonuclease V subunit beta, producing the protein MHFPLHGRRLIEASAGTGKTFTIASLYLRLLLGHGGDASFGRPLSVAEILVVTFTEAATEELRDRIRLKIHDARLAFEQAKAIKALRGVDSVTGDEMSDDQTISGLIDDTAADDYQEIAALLLIAERQMDEAAIYTIHGFCQRMLTQHAFESGSYFEQTFVTDLAPMQQQVVDDYWRRFFYPLSAEHSAMVQQIWPTPEKLYSVLRPYLHAQQATVQLGTQKQLLQTQDESHSDDIADSLAPLFAEACAAIDALKAVWHAAQADLFACIDGSGIDKRSYSKKHLPNWLAKVSDWAQSPTQSLQWPDELARFSQRTLVEKTKKGEAPQHACFDAIDAFLDNPPKIEPRIWLHALRYSRQALADEKARLQLSSFDDLLTRLARALQSEQGAMLAARIQQLYPVAMIDEFQDTDPLQYQIFSRIYQLVDSALFSASEQDESRSHAFALLMIGDPKQAIYAFRGADIFTYMQARQAVQAQYTLGTNWRSSQAMIDAVNTLFASAPKPFIYDDAIPFLPVSASDKGKQKYWTLNGKPQAALSCWLATSDAPISKGRYDQEMAEGCASQIHQWLVAGQQGQALLCAGEKQKAVTPGRIAVLVRTGREAQLVQQALAARNIASVYLSNRDSVFMQAEAADLYRILMAAHQPQDERLLRAAVATPLFAQSAQQLDQLNHDELAWEQVVHEFYGYRQQWRKHGVMPMLRLLMSHRGLAEQLLTQPNGERRLTDLLHLGELLQQASGELDSDSALLRWLREQMDNPNGQHEAQQLRLASEQDLVQIVTIHKSKGLEYDLVLVPFCASSRPVDEKQAVRQYHDPEQGLTFDLNRAEVALSQAEQERLAEDLRLLYVAVTRAVYGCVLGLAPLALGRSKKEANTALHLSAIGYLLQHGQAGDAALLEQSVAQLASHPHIESVDVPSDALSAWQPSHQPALVDAQRFAGEIERNWWLSSYSSLVKQGHQACFEQAGEELALIAPTQTEVASETLVAEEAELDRNIFNFPRGAQAGTMLHSIFEQIEFTAPMDDAHNQQVIAELLSQYQFEPEWQSVLSHMVATVLSTPLTQAGLSLNQLTPSQRLVEMEFLLPMQQLSAAPLSQICMADPLTATAMRQRGRIDFAPLKGMLKGFIDLVFEHQGRYYVLDWKSNHLGDDALHYHAQALDEAMIDHRYDLQYQLYSLALHRFLQSRLPDYDYEQHFGGVYYLFLRGMDGSSDHGVFYRRPSAHLVQSLDQFFATATLPATAAPSQLNLFGE; encoded by the coding sequence ATGCATTTTCCGTTGCACGGTCGTCGATTGATTGAGGCCTCTGCGGGTACAGGGAAAACCTTTACCATCGCCAGCCTCTATTTGCGATTGTTGCTTGGGCATGGTGGTGATGCGTCCTTTGGCCGACCTTTGTCAGTGGCTGAGATTTTGGTGGTGACCTTTACTGAGGCGGCCACTGAAGAGCTGCGCGATCGTATTCGTCTAAAAATTCATGATGCCCGCTTGGCTTTTGAACAAGCAAAAGCAATAAAAGCGCTGCGAGGTGTTGACAGCGTAACGGGCGACGAGATGAGTGATGATCAAACCATCTCGGGACTGATTGATGACACTGCTGCCGATGACTATCAAGAGATAGCCGCACTGCTGCTGATTGCCGAGCGGCAGATGGATGAGGCCGCCATTTACACCATTCATGGTTTTTGTCAGCGCATGCTAACCCAGCACGCCTTTGAATCTGGCAGTTATTTTGAGCAGACTTTTGTCACTGATCTCGCGCCCATGCAGCAGCAGGTGGTGGATGATTATTGGCGGCGTTTTTTCTATCCACTGAGCGCTGAGCACAGTGCCATGGTGCAGCAGATTTGGCCAACACCTGAAAAGCTGTATAGCGTGCTGCGCCCCTACCTGCATGCGCAGCAAGCCACGGTGCAATTGGGCACGCAAAAACAGCTGTTACAAACGCAGGATGAAAGTCATTCAGATGACATCGCTGATTCTCTTGCGCCACTTTTTGCTGAGGCATGTGCTGCCATTGATGCGCTGAAAGCTGTATGGCATGCGGCGCAGGCCGATCTCTTTGCTTGTATTGATGGCAGCGGTATTGATAAACGCAGCTATAGCAAAAAGCATCTACCCAACTGGCTGGCTAAGGTCAGTGATTGGGCGCAATCGCCCACGCAAAGTTTGCAGTGGCCCGATGAACTCGCGCGCTTTTCACAGCGCACGTTGGTGGAGAAAACCAAGAAAGGTGAAGCGCCGCAGCATGCATGTTTTGATGCCATTGATGCCTTTTTGGATAATCCGCCGAAAATTGAGCCGCGCATTTGGCTGCATGCCCTGCGCTATAGTCGTCAAGCCCTAGCCGATGAAAAGGCGCGATTGCAGCTGTCCTCTTTTGATGATTTGCTGACTCGTTTGGCGCGCGCGCTACAAAGCGAGCAAGGGGCGATGCTGGCTGCGCGCATTCAGCAGCTGTATCCGGTGGCGATGATCGATGAGTTTCAAGATACGGATCCGCTGCAATATCAGATTTTCTCGCGTATTTATCAGCTCGTCGATTCGGCGTTGTTTTCGGCCTCAGAGCAAGATGAATCTCGGTCGCATGCCTTTGCGCTGCTGATGATTGGCGATCCCAAGCAGGCGATCTACGCCTTTCGCGGCGCAGATATTTTCACCTATATGCAGGCGCGCCAAGCGGTGCAAGCGCAATACACGCTGGGTACCAACTGGCGCTCATCGCAAGCGATGATCGATGCGGTCAATACCCTGTTTGCCAGTGCGCCCAAACCTTTTATTTACGATGATGCCATTCCATTTCTGCCCGTCTCAGCCAGTGACAAGGGCAAACAAAAATATTGGACGCTTAATGGCAAGCCGCAAGCCGCTTTAAGTTGTTGGCTGGCAACAAGTGATGCGCCGATATCCAAGGGGCGTTATGACCAAGAGATGGCCGAAGGCTGCGCCAGTCAGATTCATCAATGGCTGGTTGCTGGTCAGCAAGGTCAGGCGCTGCTCTGCGCGGGCGAAAAACAAAAGGCGGTGACGCCAGGTCGTATTGCGGTGTTGGTACGCACCGGACGTGAAGCGCAATTGGTGCAACAGGCGTTGGCGGCGCGCAACATTGCCAGTGTCTATCTCTCGAATCGAGATAGCGTTTTTATGCAGGCCGAAGCGGCGGATCTCTATCGTATTTTAATGGCCGCGCATCAGCCACAAGATGAGCGCTTACTGCGCGCGGCCGTGGCAACGCCACTCTTTGCGCAAAGCGCCCAGCAGCTCGATCAACTCAATCACGATGAGCTGGCGTGGGAGCAAGTGGTGCATGAGTTCTATGGTTATCGCCAGCAGTGGCGCAAGCACGGGGTGATGCCCATGCTGCGTTTGTTGATGAGCCATCGTGGCCTTGCCGAGCAATTGCTGACGCAGCCCAATGGTGAGCGCCGACTTACTGACTTACTGCATTTGGGTGAGCTGCTGCAACAAGCCAGTGGCGAACTCGATAGCGACAGCGCGCTACTGCGCTGGCTGCGCGAGCAGATGGATAATCCCAATGGTCAACATGAAGCGCAGCAGTTGCGTTTGGCCTCTGAACAAGACTTGGTACAGATCGTCACTATCCATAAATCCAAAGGGCTGGAATATGACTTAGTCTTGGTGCCATTTTGCGCCAGTAGCCGACCTGTGGATGAAAAGCAGGCGGTGCGTCAGTATCACGATCCTGAGCAAGGACTGACCTTTGATCTCAACCGTGCGGAAGTCGCGCTCAGTCAAGCCGAGCAAGAGCGCCTTGCTGAAGATCTGCGTTTGCTTTATGTGGCGGTGACCCGCGCCGTTTATGGCTGTGTGTTGGGCTTGGCACCCTTGGCCTTGGGCCGTAGTAAAAAAGAGGCCAACACAGCCCTGCATTTAAGCGCTATTGGCTATTTGCTGCAACATGGGCAAGCGGGTGATGCTGCGCTTTTAGAGCAATCGGTGGCTCAGCTTGCATCGCACCCGCATATTGAATCTGTGGATGTGCCCAGCGATGCGCTCAGTGCTTGGCAGCCAAGTCATCAGCCTGCGCTGGTGGATGCGCAGCGTTTTGCCGGTGAAATTGAGCGTAATTGGTGGCTGAGCAGTTACTCCAGCTTGGTGAAACAGGGGCATCAAGCTTGCTTTGAACAAGCGGGTGAAGAGCTGGCTTTGATTGCGCCAACGCAGACTGAAGTAGCGAGTGAAACGCTGGTCGCCGAAGAGGCCGAGCTCGATCGCAACATCTTTAATTTCCCGCGCGGCGCGCAGGCGGGCACCATGCTGCACAGTATTTTTGAGCAGATTGAATTTACCGCACCTATGGATGATGCGCATAACCAGCAGGTGATCGCAGAGCTGCTCAGTCAATATCAATTTGAACCTGAATGGCAATCGGTTTTAAGCCATATGGTGGCGACGGTGCTGAGCACGCCGCTGACGCAAGCTGGGTTATCACTCAACCAGCTGACGCCGTCGCAGCGTTTGGTGGAGATGGAGTTTTTACTGCCGATGCAGCAGCTGAGCGCAGCGCCGCTATCACAGATCTGTATGGCGGACCCGCTCACTGCGACCGCCATGCGTCAGCGAGGTCGCATCGATTTTGCACCGCTCAAAGGGATGCTTAAAGGTTTTATCGATTTGGTGTTTGAGCATCAAGGTCGCTACTACGTGCTGGATTGGAAATCCAATCATCTTGGTGATGATGCGCTGCATTATCATGCGCAGGCGCTGGATGAGGCGATGATTGACCATCGCTATGATCTGCAATATCAGCTCTATAGCCTCGCACTACATCGTTTTTTGCAAAGTCGATTACCCGATTATGACTATGAGCAGCATTTTGGCGGCGTCTATTACCTCTTTTTACGCGGTATGGATGGCAGTAGCGATCACGGCGTATTTTATCGTCGCCCAAGTGCGCATTTAGTGCAGAGCTTGGATCAATTCTTTGCCACGGCAACGCTGCCAGCCACCGCTGCGCCAAGCCAACTGAATTTGTTTGGAGAGTAA
- the mltA gene encoding murein transglycosylase A, with product MRFFSTPRSYAPVCAAALFFAVSTLSGCANRLSTERGQQYHDGTFAQVLTPVTQVDSGAPYRNDAFDEQVQQVMQNSPRLAAQYGALYDHLQQWVASGHRLSQLPQFKIETEQLAGKDNYGNVLFTGYFSPVIELRHQPDATYKYPLYAMPNCSSNCPTRAEIYAGALDGQGLELGYSASLIDNFLMEVQGSGFVHYDNDPTLHYLAYAGKNNHPYVAIGRRLIAWGEVPAEKMSLRAIKEWVDAHPDRAQSLMEENPSFVFFEQKNAHPVVGSAGIPLIAGASVAADRSIFPMGSVILAEVPLLLPDGTWSGYYQLKLMVALDTGGAVKNSHFDLYHGMGEQAGIDAGHYKHFGRVWKVSLAPSAETQISQPDAASSSAD from the coding sequence ATGCGATTTTTTTCCACACCGCGCAGCTATGCGCCGGTCTGCGCTGCGGCGCTTTTTTTCGCTGTTTCGACATTGAGTGGTTGTGCTAATCGACTCTCCACTGAGCGTGGTCAGCAATATCATGATGGAACTTTTGCTCAAGTGCTCACGCCGGTGACACAAGTTGATAGCGGCGCACCTTATCGCAATGATGCCTTTGATGAACAAGTTCAGCAGGTGATGCAAAACTCACCGCGCCTAGCCGCGCAATATGGTGCGCTTTATGACCATTTACAGCAGTGGGTGGCCTCAGGGCATCGACTGAGTCAACTGCCACAGTTCAAGATTGAAACCGAGCAGCTAGCCGGTAAAGATAACTATGGCAACGTGCTTTTCACCGGTTACTTTTCACCTGTGATTGAGCTGCGTCATCAGCCCGATGCCACCTATAAATACCCACTTTATGCGATGCCAAATTGCAGCAGTAACTGTCCTACACGCGCCGAAATTTATGCTGGCGCGTTAGATGGTCAAGGACTTGAGCTGGGCTATAGCGCATCACTGATTGATAACTTTTTAATGGAAGTGCAGGGCAGCGGCTTTGTCCATTACGACAACGACCCAACCCTGCATTATTTGGCTTATGCCGGTAAGAATAATCATCCCTATGTGGCCATTGGCCGCCGGTTGATTGCTTGGGGGGAAGTGCCGGCTGAGAAGATGTCGCTTCGCGCCATTAAAGAGTGGGTGGATGCGCATCCCGATCGCGCGCAAAGCTTGATGGAAGAAAACCCATCCTTTGTCTTTTTTGAGCAAAAGAATGCGCATCCAGTTGTGGGTAGTGCGGGTATACCTTTAATTGCAGGGGCATCGGTGGCCGCCGATCGCTCAATTTTCCCCATGGGCAGCGTGATTTTGGCTGAGGTGCCCTTGCTCTTGCCCGATGGTACTTGGAGCGGTTATTACCAACTAAAATTAATGGTTGCGCTGGATACCGGCGGTGCGGTGAAAAATAGTCACTTTGATCTATACCATGGCATGGGTGAACAAGCGGGCATTGATGCGGGTCACTACAAGCACTTTGGCCGTGTGTGGAAGGTAAGTTTGGCGCCGAGCGCCGAGACGCAAATTTCACAACCGGACGCAGCAAGCTCATCTGCCGATTGA
- the recD gene encoding exodeoxyribonuclease V subunit alpha, which translates to MSLLSQILQGLRTAQQQQLIRAMDVQFGQYIADAVQLQGDDASQAWLVLLATSISHDLAAGHLCLPLAGINGESHIPAASRPYFAPWQRQLMTLLPPLTPAMLWAFDVLSDGSRATPLVLSHDRLYLHRYWHYQQQICGWLNQAQQRPVASLSIEAMQQQLAQLFARPYLAVFQAIQQCSNAVMRQQTLCQRLDIVQPEHLDWSAVDAVMANAKVETDLHVLDALVPSTVCRNDQQVAAAVALTQRFAVISGGPGTGKTTTVVKLLAALVMSAGEQARLNISLVAPTGKAAARLTESIGRALEHLALPTTVKNAIPRHASTIHRLLGAIPGRQQYRHHQGNPLHLDLLVVDEASMVDLAMMAKLMDALPSKARLILLGDRDQLASVEAGAVLGDIFQFSQLGYTQQGAKRLQQLCQCAPVAMQSGAQVPMADSLCLLSKSYRFSASSGIGQLARAINENDADSLANIWAQGRGDLNLQPLSNLAYAQLIAQVAQQYHPYLDAAKSHAEPREVLAQFAKVRLLCALREGGYGVQGLNVAIEQQLKRQQRIASQDEQWYIGRPVMISENDHAQGLYNGDIGIVCFDAAAQRLRVYFELPDGSMKGVLPSRLPAHETAYAMTVHKSQGSEFEHTLLLLPPKFSPILTRELVYTGVTRAKERLTLFAEQAIVLQAMRQRTERRSGLYVALASSD; encoded by the coding sequence ATGTCGCTGTTATCGCAAATTTTACAGGGACTACGCACCGCTCAGCAGCAGCAACTGATTCGTGCCATGGATGTGCAGTTTGGCCAATATATTGCCGATGCGGTGCAGTTGCAGGGCGATGATGCCAGCCAAGCTTGGTTGGTGCTGCTCGCGACTAGCATCAGTCATGATTTAGCGGCGGGCCATCTTTGTTTGCCTCTGGCTGGCATCAATGGTGAAAGCCATATTCCGGCTGCATCGCGTCCCTATTTTGCGCCTTGGCAGCGTCAATTAATGACCTTGTTGCCGCCTTTGACGCCAGCCATGCTGTGGGCCTTTGATGTGCTCAGTGATGGCAGTCGCGCGACGCCTTTGGTGTTGAGTCATGATCGCCTATACCTGCATCGTTACTGGCATTATCAGCAGCAAATTTGTGGCTGGCTCAATCAAGCGCAGCAACGACCCGTAGCGAGCTTGTCGATTGAAGCCATGCAGCAGCAATTGGCGCAGCTGTTTGCGCGACCTTATTTAGCGGTTTTTCAGGCCATTCAGCAGTGCAGCAATGCCGTTATGCGCCAGCAAACCCTGTGTCAGAGGCTTGATATTGTGCAGCCTGAGCATTTGGATTGGTCCGCTGTTGATGCCGTCATGGCAAATGCCAAGGTGGAAACGGATTTGCATGTTTTGGACGCCTTGGTACCCAGCACTGTGTGTCGAAACGATCAGCAAGTGGCTGCGGCAGTGGCACTGACGCAGCGCTTTGCGGTGATCTCCGGTGGTCCCGGAACAGGTAAAACCACCACAGTGGTCAAGCTACTGGCTGCGTTGGTGATGAGCGCCGGCGAACAGGCGCGGCTGAATATTTCATTGGTTGCGCCAACGGGTAAAGCGGCGGCGCGTTTGACTGAAAGTATTGGCCGCGCTTTAGAGCATTTGGCGCTGCCAACTACGGTGAAAAACGCTATTCCGCGCCATGCCAGTACCATTCATCGATTACTGGGTGCGATTCCGGGGCGCCAGCAATATCGGCACCATCAGGGCAATCCGCTGCACCTTGATCTGCTGGTGGTGGATGAAGCCTCGATGGTGGATTTGGCGATGATGGCCAAATTAATGGATGCATTGCCCAGTAAAGCGCGACTGATTTTGCTCGGCGATCGCGATCAGCTGGCTTCGGTGGAAGCGGGCGCGGTGCTTGGCGATATTTTTCAATTTTCTCAACTTGGCTATACCCAGCAAGGGGCGAAGCGTTTGCAGCAGCTGTGTCAATGCGCGCCCGTGGCAATGCAATCTGGGGCGCAAGTGCCTATGGCGGATAGCCTCTGTTTGCTGTCGAAAAGTTATCGCTTTTCAGCCAGCTCTGGCATTGGTCAGCTGGCTCGCGCAATTAATGAGAATGATGCAGATAGCTTGGCAAATATTTGGGCGCAGGGGCGCGGTGATCTCAATTTGCAGCCCCTGTCTAATCTGGCCTATGCACAGTTGATTGCGCAAGTGGCGCAGCAGTATCACCCTTATCTGGATGCTGCAAAAAGTCATGCTGAGCCGCGCGAAGTCTTGGCGCAATTTGCCAAGGTGCGTTTGCTCTGTGCACTGCGTGAAGGGGGTTATGGCGTGCAGGGATTGAATGTCGCCATTGAGCAGCAGCTAAAACGTCAGCAGCGCATCGCCAGCCAAGATGAGCAGTGGTATATCGGCAGGCCCGTGATGATCAGTGAAAACGATCATGCGCAGGGGCTGTATAACGGTGATATCGGTATTGTCTGTTTTGATGCTGCGGCGCAGCGTTTACGGGTCTATTTTGAACTGCCCGATGGCAGCATGAAAGGGGTGTTACCAAGCCGACTGCCTGCGCATGAAACTGCCTATGCGATGACGGTGCATAAATCTCAGGGCTCTGAATTTGAACATACTTTGCTGCTTTTGCCGCCAAAATTTTCACCGATTTTGACGCGAGAGTTGGTTTATACCGGCGTGACGCGTGCCAAAGAGCGGTTAACGCTGTTTGCGGAGCAAGCCATTGTGCTGCAAGCCATGCGCCAACGCACCGAGCGGCGAAGTGGACTTTATGTTGCGCTCGCAAGCTCAGATTAA
- the argA gene encoding amino-acid N-acetyltransferase: MKIRSTALVKGFRQSAPYLHTHRGKTMVIMLNGEAIAADNFRNIVNDIALLNSLGIRIVLVFGARPQINASLELAGIVSQYHKGRRITDQVTLNYVKQSAGSVLLDLTARFSMGLNNTPMAGAKINVVSGNFVTAQPLGVVDGIDYCHSGRIRRVDVEGINQQLDQRAIVLVGPVASSVTGECFNLPSEEIATHIAIRLEADKLIGFCSEQGIVDAKGHTMPELLLTDAEDLLQSKRQQEASPSATSRFLEGAIAACKAGIPRCHLLSYHQDGALIQELFSYDGIGTQLAHAQVEQFRRATIDDIGGIISLIRPLEQDGILVRRSREQLEQEIENFILIEKDGLIIACAALYCFEQEKMAEMACVAVHTDYRTGCRGVQLLKYLAQHAKQQGIEQLFVLTTHSQHWFQEQGFVEIGLDQLPAKKQQLYNYQRRSKMLAIKL, encoded by the coding sequence ATGAAGATCCGCAGCACAGCGCTGGTGAAGGGATTTCGCCAGTCAGCGCCCTATTTGCATACTCACCGCGGTAAGACCATGGTGATTATGCTCAATGGTGAGGCCATTGCCGCCGACAATTTCCGCAATATCGTCAATGATATTGCCCTGTTAAATAGCCTGGGTATTCGCATCGTCTTGGTCTTTGGCGCAAGACCGCAAATCAATGCCAGTTTAGAGCTTGCGGGCATTGTGTCGCAGTATCACAAAGGCCGTCGCATCACTGATCAAGTGACCCTAAACTACGTGAAACAATCAGCCGGCAGCGTGCTTTTAGATCTCACTGCGCGTTTTTCCATGGGTCTCAACAATACCCCCATGGCGGGCGCAAAAATTAACGTGGTCAGCGGTAACTTTGTCACCGCCCAGCCCTTAGGCGTCGTCGATGGCATTGATTATTGTCACAGCGGCCGCATTCGCCGTGTTGATGTAGAAGGTATCAATCAGCAGTTGGATCAGCGCGCCATTGTGCTCGTGGGCCCCGTGGCAAGCTCTGTGACTGGTGAGTGCTTTAACTTGCCCTCAGAAGAGATCGCCACCCATATCGCCATTCGCCTTGAAGCGGACAAACTCATTGGCTTTTGTAGCGAACAAGGCATTGTCGATGCGAAAGGCCATACCATGCCTGAGCTTTTGCTCACCGACGCCGAAGACTTACTGCAATCTAAACGCCAACAAGAAGCATCACCAAGTGCTACCTCGCGCTTTTTAGAGGGCGCCATTGCGGCTTGTAAGGCCGGCATTCCGCGCTGCCACCTACTCAGCTATCACCAAGATGGCGCACTGATTCAAGAGCTCTTCTCCTATGACGGCATCGGCACACAGCTAGCACATGCACAAGTGGAGCAATTTCGCCGCGCCACCATCGATGATATTGGCGGCATCATTTCGCTAATCCGTCCGCTAGAGCAGGATGGTATTTTGGTGCGTCGTTCACGCGAGCAGCTCGAACAAGAGATCGAAAATTTTATTTTGATTGAGAAAGATGGGCTGATTATCGCCTGTGCTGCTTTGTACTGCTTTGAGCAAGAAAAAATGGCCGAGATGGCCTGCGTTGCCGTGCATACAGACTACCGCACCGGCTGTCGTGGCGTGCAACTGCTCAAGTACTTAGCACAGCATGCCAAGCAGCAAGGGATTGAGCAGCTCTTTGTGCTGACCACCCACAGTCAGCACTGGTTCCAAGAGCAAGGCTTTGTCGAGATCGGTCTCGATCAACTGCCAGCGAAAAAACAGCAGCTCTATAACTATCAGCGCCGCTCAAAAATGCTGGCAATCAAACTGTAA
- the tcdA gene encoding tRNA cyclic N6-threonylcarbamoyladenosine(37) synthase TcdA: MKRPSTAPSEQYQQRFGGTARLYGRDQLEWLRGSHVAVIGIGGVGSWAAEALARTGVGAITLVDMDDVCVTNINRQIHALSETVGQSKIELMAARIQSINPDCQVHLVDDFIGPDNLSEYLSADLDYVLDAIDSLTAKAALLAYCKRYKIKVVSVGGAGGQTDPTQIQVADLTKTIQDPLAAKLRQTLRKQYGFTTNSKRKFGIDCVFSTEQLKYPQQDGSVCAAKASAEGPKRMDCASGFGASAMVTATFGLVAAARVVDKLLEKAARLSKEKSKEELQEKSQKEQDI; encoded by the coding sequence ATGAAACGACCTAGCACAGCTCCATCTGAACAATATCAACAGCGCTTTGGTGGCACCGCGCGCCTGTATGGTCGCGATCAGCTTGAGTGGCTACGTGGCTCGCATGTTGCGGTCATTGGCATTGGTGGTGTGGGTTCATGGGCGGCGGAAGCGCTCGCTCGAACGGGGGTCGGTGCCATCACTTTGGTTGATATGGATGATGTCTGTGTTACCAATATCAACCGTCAAATTCACGCCTTAAGTGAAACCGTGGGACAAAGTAAAATTGAGTTGATGGCCGCGCGTATTCAAAGTATCAACCCTGATTGCCAAGTGCATTTGGTGGATGACTTTATTGGCCCTGATAACCTCAGTGAATATCTGTCAGCTGATCTTGATTATGTGCTGGATGCCATTGATAGCCTGACCGCCAAAGCAGCGCTGCTGGCTTATTGTAAGCGCTATAAAATCAAGGTGGTGAGTGTTGGTGGTGCGGGCGGTCAAACCGATCCGACGCAAATCCAAGTCGCCGATTTAACCAAAACCATTCAGGATCCGCTGGCGGCTAAATTGCGCCAAACCTTGCGTAAGCAATATGGATTTACTACCAACAGCAAACGTAAATTTGGCATTGATTGCGTGTTTTCCACCGAGCAGTTGAAATATCCGCAGCAAGATGGTTCAGTCTGCGCGGCCAAAGCCAGTGCTGAAGGACCAAAACGCATGGATTGCGCCAGTGGATTTGGCGCATCAGCGATGGTGACTGCAACCTTTGGTTTGGTTGCGGCAGCGCGCGTGGTGGACAAGCTGCTTGAAAAAGCTGCGCGCCTGTCTAAAGAAAAATCTAAAGAAGAGCTTCAAGAAAAATCTCAAAAAGAGCAAGACATCTAA